A genomic segment from Actinoplanes sichuanensis encodes:
- a CDS encoding carbonic anhydrase, whose amino-acid sequence MQDSPVRRRSLFAVGGALAGSIALAPAAQASHPAGTPLEQLLAGNRRFVTGHGRHPHQSPARIREIAAGQHPFAIVLGCADSRVAPEILFDQGVGDLFDNRVAGNIVDDLLLGSIEYAVEEFAPPVIMVLGHERCGAVSATLNAIKTGAEVPGHIAAIVEALTPIVEPFVDDPDGVEKAVRANVRAQVSALVTRSEIVAHSGAQVVGARYDLDTGTVTVL is encoded by the coding sequence ATGCAGGACTCACCTGTTCGCCGACGGTCACTCTTCGCTGTCGGCGGCGCTCTCGCCGGATCGATCGCACTCGCTCCGGCCGCCCAGGCCTCGCACCCCGCGGGCACCCCCCTGGAACAACTCCTGGCCGGCAACCGCCGGTTCGTCACCGGCCACGGCCGGCACCCGCACCAGTCCCCGGCCCGGATCCGGGAGATCGCCGCCGGCCAGCACCCGTTCGCGATCGTCCTCGGCTGCGCCGACTCGCGGGTCGCCCCGGAGATCCTCTTCGACCAGGGCGTCGGTGACCTCTTCGACAACCGGGTGGCCGGCAACATCGTCGACGACCTGCTGCTCGGCAGCATCGAGTACGCCGTCGAGGAGTTCGCCCCGCCGGTGATCATGGTGCTCGGACACGAGCGCTGCGGCGCGGTGTCGGCCACCCTCAACGCCATCAAGACCGGCGCCGAGGTGCCCGGCCACATCGCGGCCATCGTCGAGGCACTGACCCCGATCGTCGAGCCGTTCGTCGACGACCCGGACGGCGTCGAGAAGGCGGTCCGGGCCAACGTCCGGGCCCAGGTCTCGGCTCTGGTCACCCGCAGTGAGATCGTCGCGCACAGTGGCGCGCAGGTGGTCGGTGCTCGTTACGACCTGGACACCGGCACGGTCACGGTGCTGTAG